One Streptosporangium sp. NBC_01495 DNA window includes the following coding sequences:
- a CDS encoding glycoside hydrolase family 3 C-terminal domain-containing protein, whose product MSIDELDRLVEKLDLERKVRLLTGATVWSTYAEPGIGLRAMVTSDGPVGVRGEGWDERSTSLTLPSATALAATWDDDLVELLGGLLAAEARRKGVDVLLAPTLNLHRSPLGGRHFECYSEDPLLTGRIGVACVRGIQAGGVAATAKHYVANDSETERLTLDARVDERTLRELYLAPFEAVVEAGVWVVMSAYNGVNGATMSESPLLADPLKEAWGFDGVVVSDWGGVRSTAPAARAAQDLAMPGPEGAWGEALVAAVRAGEVPEAAIDDKVRRLLRLASRVGALDLAGSAEREGDAGPQEHGSARALLRRAVAASTVLLRNEDSLLPLDPSRLRRVAVLGPNAAAARIQGGGSAGVYPMSVVSPLDGIREALSGTAEVFHSPGPHLDDRPTPLGTDNARNPLTGEPGVLVRLLDATGAEIHAEHRLTGRILEPARIDVAAVVEIRALLSPEVDGLWELAVAGWGHVLLEADGRVLVDEEVERDTDDPATVHLSPPYRRARFPVTAGRDVELVSRRRLDPDSGIASVLAADPPRRADEAELAAAVELARTCDAVIVVVGSTEEIENEGADRTHLDLPGRQDELVRAVAAANPATVVVVNSGGPMVLPWREEVPAVLLSWFPGQEAGHGLADVLFGRAEPGGRLPTTWADRALVSTVPEDGTLAYSEGLDIGYRAWLRRPAPPAYWFGHGLGYTSWSYEDISVPWEVSPESSPSVRVRLRNTGERAGREVVQVYLSRPETGVARPARWLAGYALADAGPGEVVEVTVDVPARAFQHWSAEDHAWRAEEGAFTVLAGRSAADLPLSAAVLLGTEPPTPREASGERSLAVL is encoded by the coding sequence GTGAGCATCGACGAGCTCGACCGATTGGTGGAGAAGCTGGACCTGGAGCGTAAGGTGCGGCTGCTCACCGGGGCGACCGTGTGGTCCACCTACGCCGAGCCGGGCATCGGGCTGCGGGCCATGGTCACCTCCGACGGCCCGGTCGGCGTGCGCGGGGAGGGCTGGGACGAGCGGAGCACCTCCCTGACCCTGCCCTCCGCGACCGCACTCGCCGCGACCTGGGACGACGACCTGGTGGAGCTGCTGGGCGGGCTGCTCGCCGCCGAGGCGCGGCGCAAGGGCGTGGACGTCCTGCTCGCCCCGACGCTCAACCTGCACCGCTCGCCGCTCGGCGGGCGCCACTTCGAGTGCTACTCCGAGGACCCCCTGCTGACCGGCAGGATCGGCGTCGCCTGCGTCCGCGGCATCCAGGCGGGCGGGGTGGCGGCCACCGCCAAGCACTACGTCGCCAACGACTCCGAGACCGAGCGGCTCACCCTCGACGCCCGCGTCGACGAGCGGACCCTGCGCGAGCTGTACCTGGCGCCGTTCGAGGCCGTGGTGGAGGCGGGCGTCTGGGTCGTCATGTCCGCCTACAACGGGGTGAACGGGGCCACGATGTCGGAGAGCCCTCTCCTGGCCGACCCGCTCAAGGAGGCGTGGGGGTTCGACGGGGTGGTCGTGTCGGACTGGGGAGGCGTCCGCTCCACCGCTCCCGCCGCCCGCGCCGCGCAGGACCTCGCGATGCCGGGACCGGAGGGCGCCTGGGGAGAGGCGCTGGTCGCCGCGGTGCGCGCGGGCGAGGTGCCGGAGGCCGCGATCGACGACAAGGTCCGGCGCCTGCTCAGGCTGGCCTCCCGGGTCGGCGCGCTGGACCTCGCGGGCTCCGCCGAACGGGAAGGCGACGCCGGGCCGCAGGAGCACGGCTCCGCCCGCGCGCTGTTGCGCCGGGCCGTCGCCGCGAGCACCGTGCTCCTGCGCAACGAGGACTCGTTGCTTCCCCTCGATCCCTCGCGCCTGCGCAGGGTCGCCGTGCTCGGGCCGAACGCCGCCGCCGCCCGGATCCAGGGGGGCGGCAGCGCGGGCGTGTACCCCATGTCTGTCGTGTCCCCTCTCGACGGCATCCGAGAGGCGCTGTCCGGTACGGCGGAGGTGTTCCACAGCCCCGGCCCGCACCTCGACGACCGGCCGACCCCGCTGGGCACGGACAACGCCCGCAACCCCCTGACCGGCGAACCCGGAGTCCTGGTCCGGCTGCTGGACGCCACCGGGGCGGAGATCCACGCAGAGCATCGGCTGACCGGCCGCATCCTGGAACCCGCGCGGATCGACGTCGCCGCCGTCGTCGAGATCCGGGCCCTGCTGAGCCCGGAGGTGGACGGCCTCTGGGAGCTGGCCGTCGCCGGATGGGGGCACGTCCTCCTGGAGGCGGACGGCCGTGTCCTGGTCGACGAGGAGGTGGAGCGTGACACCGACGACCCCGCCACCGTGCACCTGTCCCCGCCCTACCGGCGCGCCCGGTTCCCCGTGACGGCGGGCCGGGACGTGGAGCTCGTCTCCCGGCGGCGGCTCGATCCCGACAGCGGGATCGCCTCGGTCCTGGCCGCGGACCCGCCCCGGCGCGCCGACGAGGCGGAGCTGGCCGCCGCGGTCGAGCTCGCCCGTACCTGCGACGCCGTCATCGTCGTGGTCGGCTCCACGGAGGAGATCGAGAACGAGGGTGCCGACCGTACGCACCTGGACCTGCCGGGACGCCAGGACGAGCTGGTCCGCGCGGTGGCCGCGGCCAACCCGGCGACCGTCGTGGTCGTCAACTCCGGGGGCCCCATGGTCCTGCCGTGGCGCGAGGAGGTGCCGGCCGTGCTCCTGAGCTGGTTCCCCGGGCAGGAGGCGGGGCACGGCCTCGCCGACGTCCTGTTCGGCCGTGCCGAGCCCGGTGGCCGGCTGCCCACGACCTGGGCCGACAGGGCGCTCGTCTCCACCGTCCCCGAGGACGGGACGCTCGCCTACTCCGAGGGTCTCGACATCGGCTACCGCGCCTGGCTGCGGCGGCCCGCGCCGCCCGCGTACTGGTTCGGGCACGGGCTCGGATACACGTCCTGGTCCTACGAGGACATCTCGGTGCCCTGGGAGGTCTCTCCGGAGAGCTCGCCGTCCGTCCGGGTACGGCTGCGCAACACCGGTGAGCGCGCCGGGCGCGAGGTCGTCCAGGTCTACCTGTCCCGGCCGGAGACGGGCGTGGCCCGTCCCGCGCGCTGGCTGGCCGGCTACGCCCTCGCCGACGCGGGGCCTGGCGAGGTCGTCGAGGTCACAGTGGACGTCCCGGCACGGGCCTTCCAGCACTGGTCGGCCGAGGATCACGCCTGGCGGGCCGAGGAGGGCGCCTTCACGGTGCTGGCCGGACGTTCGGCCGCCGACCTGCCGCTGAGCGCCGCGGTGCTTCTCGGTACGGAGCCGCCGACCCCGCGAGAAGCCTCGGGAGAGCGCTCTCTCGCTGTGCTATAA
- a CDS encoding glycosyltransferase family 2 protein, whose amino-acid sequence MKQFPDSPAPASSSETRVWPPISIVIPVLNEERHLREAVRQVLSQRYAGPIEVVLAIGPSRDRTQEVADEIAADDPRVVVVPNPTGRTPNALNAAIAASGNAIIARVDGHAMLPDDYLQVAVETLEETGADNVGGVMAAEGVTPFEQAVARAMTSKIGVGGARFHTGGTAGPADTVYLGVFRRAALERVGGYDEHFQRAQDWEMNHRIRETGGLVWFQPRMRVSYRPRPDLRALAKQYFHYGRWRRVVARTHEGTINLRYLAPPLAVLAILAGLLVSPFLWPGLLIPGGYLVAILAGSAITGSGLPAPALVRLPLVYVTMHMSWGWGFLTSPRRLGKPGRAGG is encoded by the coding sequence ATGAAGCAGTTCCCCGACTCGCCCGCGCCGGCGTCGTCTTCCGAGACGCGTGTCTGGCCCCCCATCTCCATCGTCATCCCGGTGCTGAACGAGGAGCGCCATCTGCGGGAGGCGGTGCGTCAGGTGCTGTCGCAGCGGTACGCGGGACCGATCGAGGTCGTGCTCGCGATCGGCCCCTCCCGCGACCGTACCCAGGAGGTCGCCGACGAGATCGCGGCCGACGACCCCCGCGTGGTCGTCGTCCCCAACCCGACCGGCCGCACTCCCAACGCGCTCAACGCGGCCATCGCCGCGTCCGGCAACGCGATCATCGCCAGGGTGGACGGCCACGCGATGCTCCCCGACGACTACCTCCAGGTCGCGGTGGAGACCCTTGAGGAGACCGGCGCCGACAACGTGGGCGGCGTCATGGCGGCCGAGGGCGTCACGCCGTTCGAGCAGGCCGTGGCCCGCGCGATGACGTCCAAGATCGGCGTCGGCGGCGCCCGGTTCCACACCGGCGGCACCGCGGGCCCGGCCGACACGGTCTACCTCGGCGTGTTCCGCCGCGCCGCGCTGGAGCGGGTCGGCGGCTACGACGAGCACTTCCAGCGGGCCCAGGACTGGGAGATGAACCACCGCATCCGCGAGACGGGCGGCCTGGTCTGGTTCCAGCCCCGGATGCGCGTCTCCTACCGGCCGAGGCCCGACCTCAGGGCCCTCGCCAAGCAGTACTTCCACTACGGCCGCTGGCGCAGGGTGGTCGCCCGCACCCACGAGGGCACGATCAACCTGCGCTACCTGGCGCCTCCCCTGGCCGTGCTGGCCATCCTGGCGGGCCTGCTGGTCTCCCCGTTCCTCTGGCCGGGACTGCTGATCCCCGGCGGCTACCTGGTGGCGATCCTGGCCGGTTCCGCGATCACCGGCAGCGGCCTGCCCGCCCCGGCGCTCGTCCGGCTGCCGCTCGTCTACGTCACCATGCACATGTCGTGGGGCTGGGGCTTCCTGACCAGCCCGAGAAGACTCGGCAAGCCCGGCCGCGCGGGCGGCTGA
- a CDS encoding STAS domain-containing protein: MNALQLTSEHANDFAVITVAGELDLATRPDLSAFTRDVIDARPGTVIIDLAGVTFIDACGLSALIAVKRHAREQGTPLLLAGAPPVVLKLLRLTNLDASFTVISRSGAMSPPPGCSEAASHVQAASPLADR; encoded by the coding sequence ATGAACGCACTTCAACTCACGAGCGAGCACGCGAACGACTTCGCGGTCATCACGGTGGCCGGTGAGCTCGACCTCGCCACCAGGCCGGACCTGTCGGCCTTCACCCGGGACGTCATCGACGCCCGCCCCGGCACGGTCATCATCGACCTCGCCGGTGTCACCTTCATCGACGCATGCGGCCTGAGCGCGCTGATCGCCGTCAAACGGCACGCGCGCGAACAGGGCACGCCCCTGCTCCTCGCCGGAGCCCCACCCGTGGTGCTCAAGCTGCTGAGACTCACCAACCTCGACGCGTCCTTCACCGTGATCTCCCGCTCGGGAGCGATGAGCCCTCCGCCGGGCTGTTCCGAGGCCGCCTCACACGTCCAGGCGGCCTCCCCTCTCGCCGACCGTTAG
- a CDS encoding DUF1996 domain-containing protein has translation MRPSRSPVRFRLGLVAATLTALVAAGLAIISPASAADGLISQSRPATASSSEGGGYGAGAAFDGSTGTRWSSAAADPQWIQVDLGATATVSQVALNWEGAYGKAFKIQTSADASSWTDVYSTTTGTGGTQTLNVSGSGRYVRMYGTARGTGYGYSLWEFKVYGTGGAGNTPRPRPTFTDEVTHHEFQANCSPTANRPDDPIIYPGLPGASHMHTFVGNRTTNASSTASSLLGGGTSCTNPHDRSAYWFPSFYKGNQLIEPTGNQVIYYKSGILNYWEVQPFPQSLRFVVGSPTATLAEFRDSPGAVEGFECGDISKSWDIPTSCVAGSQVNVRYQAPSCWDGVNLDSANHKSHMAYPVGGYCPASHPVAVPMLEFKIAFPASGDLSQARLASGRGYTWHYDFFNAWDNPAILDALVTHCINGGLQCNPRGYDLYKPHRGAALTENFELP, from the coding sequence ATGCGCCCATCCCGAAGTCCCGTCAGATTCCGCCTGGGACTGGTCGCCGCCACACTCACCGCGCTGGTCGCGGCCGGCCTGGCGATCATCTCCCCGGCCAGCGCGGCGGACGGCCTGATCTCCCAGAGCCGGCCCGCGACCGCCTCCTCCTCGGAGGGAGGCGGGTACGGCGCCGGAGCCGCCTTCGACGGCAGCACCGGGACCCGGTGGTCCAGTGCCGCCGCCGATCCCCAGTGGATCCAGGTCGACCTGGGCGCCACCGCGACGGTCTCCCAGGTCGCCCTCAACTGGGAAGGCGCGTACGGCAAGGCGTTCAAGATCCAGACCTCGGCCGACGCCTCCTCCTGGACCGACGTCTACTCCACCACCACCGGCACCGGCGGCACCCAGACCCTCAACGTCTCGGGCTCCGGCCGGTACGTGCGGATGTACGGCACCGCCAGGGGCACCGGCTACGGCTACTCGCTGTGGGAGTTCAAGGTGTACGGCACCGGCGGCGCCGGGAACACCCCGAGGCCGAGGCCGACGTTCACCGACGAGGTCACGCACCACGAGTTCCAGGCCAACTGCTCCCCGACGGCGAACCGGCCCGACGACCCGATCATCTACCCGGGACTGCCCGGCGCCTCGCACATGCACACCTTCGTCGGCAACAGGACGACCAACGCGAGCAGCACGGCGTCCTCGCTCCTCGGCGGCGGCACCTCGTGCACCAACCCGCACGACAGGTCGGCCTACTGGTTCCCGAGCTTCTACAAGGGCAACCAGCTGATCGAGCCGACCGGCAACCAGGTCATCTACTACAAGTCCGGCATCCTCAACTACTGGGAGGTGCAGCCCTTCCCGCAGAGCCTGCGCTTCGTCGTCGGCAGCCCGACCGCGACGCTGGCCGAGTTCCGTGACTCCCCCGGCGCCGTCGAGGGCTTCGAGTGCGGCGACATCTCCAAGAGCTGGGACATCCCGACGTCCTGCGTGGCGGGCAGCCAGGTGAACGTCCGCTACCAGGCGCCGAGCTGCTGGGACGGCGTCAACCTCGACAGCGCCAACCACAAGAGCCACATGGCCTACCCCGTCGGCGGCTACTGCCCGGCCAGTCACCCGGTGGCGGTGCCGATGCTGGAGTTCAAGATCGCCTTCCCCGCCAGCGGTGACCTGTCACAGGCGCGGCTGGCCAGCGGGCGCGGTTACACCTGGCACTACGACTTCTTCAACGCCTGGGACAACCCCGCCATCCTCGACGCCCTGGTGACCCACTGCATCAACGGTGGACTCCAGTGCAACCCGCGCGGCTACGACCTGTACAAGCCGCACCGCGGCGCCGCCCTCACCGAGAACTTCGAGCTTCCCTGA
- a CDS encoding LacI family DNA-binding transcriptional regulator: protein MSEGLPRVSAPPTLEDVARAAGVSRATVSRVINGIRNVDLAIQEKVKQAIALTGYVPNQAARSLVTRRTGTIALIVSGAGSSEESPFPGHVFADPFFGRVAGGVVGFLRPLGIYPILMFADTPETRDQVITYLRRGNVDGAILVSISTEDTLPKLLADASLPAVLFARPARPIPISYVDVGHRAGGKLAADHLVARGCRRLATISGPLDVPASQDRLAGFQEAMAVHGHPYIPCAEGNFTLPSGEVAMERLLAEHPDIDGVFAANDLMAQGALLVLRQHGRSVPGDVAMVGFDDSSAALACRPPLTTVRHPVEDMAAEMGRLLLTHIEHPDHPVTSRIFEPTLMIRESA, encoded by the coding sequence ATGAGCGAAGGCCTACCGCGAGTGTCGGCACCCCCCACCTTGGAGGATGTGGCGCGGGCGGCGGGAGTCTCCCGCGCCACGGTCTCGCGTGTGATCAACGGGATTCGCAATGTCGATCTCGCGATCCAGGAGAAGGTCAAGCAGGCGATCGCCCTCACCGGCTACGTTCCCAACCAGGCCGCGCGGTCACTGGTCACCCGTCGCACGGGGACGATCGCCCTGATCGTCTCCGGGGCGGGCAGCAGCGAGGAGAGCCCGTTTCCCGGCCACGTCTTCGCCGATCCGTTCTTCGGGCGCGTGGCCGGGGGCGTCGTCGGTTTCCTGCGCCCGCTGGGCATCTATCCGATCCTGATGTTCGCCGACACCCCGGAGACCCGCGACCAGGTCATCACCTACCTGCGCCGGGGCAACGTCGACGGGGCCATCCTGGTCTCCATCAGCACCGAGGACACGCTGCCCAAGCTGCTCGCCGACGCCTCGCTGCCCGCCGTGCTCTTCGCCAGACCGGCCAGGCCGATCCCGATCAGCTACGTCGACGTCGGGCACCGGGCCGGGGGCAAGCTGGCCGCCGACCATCTCGTCGCCCGGGGCTGCCGCAGGCTGGCGACCATCTCCGGCCCGCTCGACGTCCCGGCCAGCCAGGACCGCCTGGCGGGCTTCCAGGAGGCGATGGCCGTCCACGGCCATCCCTACATCCCCTGCGCCGAGGGCAACTTCACCCTCCCCAGTGGCGAGGTGGCGATGGAACGGCTGCTCGCCGAGCACCCCGACATCGACGGCGTCTTCGCGGCCAACGACCTGATGGCCCAGGGGGCCCTGCTGGTGCTGCGCCAGCACGGGCGCAGCGTGCCCGGCGACGTGGCCATGGTGGGCTTCGACGACAGCAGTGCGGCGCTGGCCTGCCGCCCGCCGCTCACCACCGTCCGCCATCCCGTCGAGGACATGGCCGCGGAGATGGGACGGCTGCTGCTGACCCACATCGAGCACCCGGACCATCCGGTGACCTCACGGATCTTCGAGCCGACCCTGATGATCAGGGAGTCGGCCTGA
- a CDS encoding LCP family protein codes for MRDPEEDSGVHVGGDAYGSVRVEPMNPRRDRRSARGARTRRRGLVIAGALSCLVLGSSGVTWALTNYATTKIKAVDAGVPGSRSSTGAMNILVVGVDKRDDLTRKQQNQLKLGRESGERTDTMMVIHVSEDHRRVTVVSLPRDTWTTVPGKGLHKINAAYQLGGPKLATRTVQTATGLTLHHYVEVNVLGFIEVVDALGGISVCTPVPINDPKTALDLAPGTYSFDGVKALAYARTRATARSDLDRIDRQQQVISALLNQALSGETLTNPVRLASFVDTTLDTIRVDDALRGDLLGLADQLKDVSTDDVTFATVPLADVDYKTPTGESAVLWDKEAAKELFRRIAADETLVKPAKPAKATPTPTASPSAPALTVAPSRIALTVLNGTMITGLGAQTRAELQRVGFLVPEVAGNTPQKNFDKTVIRYGPGREDSARTVAAALPGADLRPLESLGDKIEVVVGRKHAPAKKVTVKETAASPTPTATPATTPTARTATDNICKK; via the coding sequence ATGCGCGACCCGGAGGAGGATTCGGGTGTGCACGTGGGCGGTGACGCCTACGGAAGCGTCCGGGTGGAACCGATGAACCCGAGGCGCGATCGCAGGTCGGCGAGGGGCGCCCGCACCAGGCGGCGTGGCCTCGTGATCGCCGGCGCGCTCTCCTGCCTGGTCCTGGGCAGCTCCGGGGTGACGTGGGCGCTGACCAACTACGCCACGACGAAGATCAAGGCGGTCGACGCCGGGGTCCCGGGGTCGCGGTCGAGCACCGGCGCCATGAACATCCTGGTGGTCGGCGTCGACAAGCGCGACGACCTCACCCGCAAGCAGCAGAACCAGCTCAAGCTGGGCCGCGAGAGCGGCGAGCGCACCGACACCATGATGGTGATCCACGTGTCGGAGGACCACCGCAGGGTCACCGTGGTCAGCCTCCCCCGCGACACCTGGACGACGGTCCCCGGCAAGGGCCTGCACAAGATCAACGCCGCCTACCAGCTCGGCGGCCCGAAACTCGCGACGCGCACGGTGCAGACCGCCACGGGCCTCACCCTCCACCACTACGTCGAGGTCAACGTGCTGGGGTTCATCGAGGTGGTCGACGCGCTCGGCGGGATCTCGGTCTGCACACCGGTCCCGATCAACGACCCGAAGACCGCGCTCGACCTGGCGCCGGGCACCTACTCCTTCGACGGCGTCAAGGCCCTTGCCTACGCCCGCACCCGCGCCACCGCCCGCTCCGACCTCGACCGCATCGACCGCCAGCAGCAGGTGATCTCCGCGCTGCTGAACCAGGCGCTCAGCGGCGAGACGCTGACCAACCCGGTCAGGCTCGCCTCGTTCGTCGACACGACCCTCGACACGATCCGGGTGGACGACGCGCTCCGCGGGGACCTGCTCGGCCTGGCCGACCAGCTCAAGGACGTCTCCACCGACGACGTGACCTTCGCCACGGTCCCGCTCGCGGACGTCGACTACAAGACGCCGACCGGCGAGTCCGCCGTGCTCTGGGACAAGGAGGCGGCCAAGGAGCTGTTCCGCAGGATCGCCGCCGACGAGACGCTCGTCAAGCCCGCCAAACCCGCCAAGGCCACGCCCACCCCGACGGCCTCCCCCTCGGCTCCCGCGCTCACCGTCGCGCCCTCGCGGATCGCCCTCACGGTGCTCAACGGCACCATGATCACGGGGCTGGGCGCGCAGACCAGGGCGGAGCTGCAGAGAGTCGGCTTCCTGGTGCCCGAGGTCGCCGGCAACACCCCGCAGAAGAACTTCGACAAGACCGTCATCCGGTACGGCCCCGGCCGCGAGGACTCGGCACGCACCGTCGCCGCCGCGCTGCCCGGGGCGGACCTGCGCCCGCTGGAGAGCCTCGGCGACAAGATCGAGGTGGTCGTCGGCCGGAAACACGCGCCGGCGAAGAAGGTCACCGTGAAGGAGACGGCCGCCTCTCCCACCCCGACCGCTACCCCCGCCACAACTCCGACAGCAAGAACAGCAACGGACAATATCTGCAAAAAGTGA
- a CDS encoding STAS domain-containing protein: MISTFDVRTWRSGPCVVVRATGDLDMAVAPRLRAEIDRALDSALDGAGNPNLVMDLTGVPFCDSVGLGVLVGTLTRLKEAHGRLMLVVSPGMITHLLTITNLDRHFETRDSLREALDAMAPSHSPG, from the coding sequence GTGATCTCAACATTCGATGTTCGGACATGGCGCAGTGGCCCCTGTGTGGTCGTACGGGCGACGGGCGATCTCGACATGGCCGTGGCTCCCCGGTTGCGCGCGGAAATCGACCGCGCCCTCGACAGCGCCCTCGACGGCGCCGGAAACCCGAACCTGGTGATGGATCTGACGGGCGTGCCGTTCTGCGACTCGGTGGGGCTGGGAGTCCTCGTGGGCACGCTCACCCGGCTCAAGGAGGCCCACGGCCGCCTCATGCTGGTGGTGAGTCCCGGCATGATCACCCACCTGTTGACGATCACGAATCTCGACCGGCACTTCGAGACGCGGGACAGCCTGCGCGAAGCGCTCGACGCCATGGCCCCGAGCCACTCCCCGGGCTGA
- a CDS encoding bifunctional cytidylyltransferase/SDR family oxidoreductase, with amino-acid sequence MAEREPRPRTVGVVLAGGVGRRVGHDTPKQLLEIAGRTILEHTLALFQGAPEIDEIMVLMAPGFTGEVERIVERNGFTKVGRILEGGASRPETTWRALRALGTRECHVLLHDAVRPLTEPRIIADCVEALRTFSAVEVAIPSSDTIVVTSQGPHGEVVSDVPDRAGLRRVQTPQCFRLSVIREAYERAFADPGFGDRPPTDDCGVVLRYLPDVPIHVVPGSERNMKVTHPVDLFVADGLLRLAASDVPARSDAALREALEGRTVVVFRADDGAGAEVARLAGHHGARVFPFSGLSGLSRLSRLPGPSGPSGPPGLPRPADSPGTPGSAKTSDSSKTPGLPGAADSFGRPGSPEAPRLPGIPDGVRVDDPRAVADALARVVKETGGIDYVVGAAGAPPPGRLDAVDDAAIAGTVNAEHLGPVTVARAALPHLRETRGQLLFHSPPPARDGAGEGLRSFAGAAVAGLTRALAEEWAEYGVRVNCVDPGRAGATTPPGPSSPYTVARTSLDVLASGVTGQVVDARP; translated from the coding sequence GTGGCCGAACGTGAACCGCGTCCCCGAACCGTCGGTGTGGTCCTGGCAGGCGGCGTCGGCCGGCGCGTCGGCCACGACACGCCCAAACAGCTGCTGGAGATAGCGGGCAGGACGATCCTCGAACACACCCTCGCCCTCTTCCAGGGGGCGCCGGAGATCGACGAGATCATGGTACTGATGGCGCCCGGCTTCACCGGGGAGGTCGAGCGGATCGTCGAGCGCAACGGCTTCACGAAGGTCGGCAGGATCCTGGAGGGTGGCGCGAGCCGCCCGGAGACCACCTGGCGGGCGCTGCGGGCCCTGGGCACGCGGGAGTGCCACGTGCTGCTGCACGACGCCGTACGGCCGCTGACGGAGCCCAGGATCATCGCCGACTGCGTCGAGGCGCTGCGGACCTTCTCCGCGGTCGAGGTGGCGATCCCGAGTTCCGACACGATCGTGGTGACCTCACAGGGGCCGCACGGGGAGGTCGTCAGCGACGTCCCCGACCGCGCCGGCCTGCGCCGCGTCCAGACCCCGCAGTGCTTCCGGCTCTCGGTGATCCGCGAGGCGTACGAGCGCGCCTTCGCCGATCCCGGCTTCGGCGACCGGCCGCCCACCGACGACTGCGGCGTGGTGCTGCGCTACCTGCCCGACGTGCCGATCCACGTGGTGCCGGGCAGCGAGCGGAACATGAAGGTCACGCACCCGGTGGACCTCTTCGTCGCCGACGGGCTCCTCAGGCTCGCCGCGAGCGACGTCCCCGCCCGCTCCGACGCCGCCCTGCGCGAGGCGCTGGAGGGCAGGACCGTGGTGGTCTTCCGCGCGGACGACGGCGCCGGCGCCGAGGTGGCGCGACTGGCCGGGCACCACGGCGCCCGAGTGTTCCCCTTCTCCGGACTTTCCGGACTCTCCCGACTCTCCCGACTCCCCGGACCCTCCGGACCCTCCGGACCACCGGGCCTCCCGCGGCCGGCGGACTCCCCCGGAACGCCGGGCTCCGCGAAAACGTCCGATTCCTCGAAAACGCCGGGTCTCCCAGGGGCGGCGGACTCCTTCGGAAGGCCGGGCTCCCCCGAGGCGCCGCGCCTTCCCGGCATCCCGGACGGGGTGCGCGTCGACGACCCCCGGGCGGTGGCCGACGCGCTCGCCCGGGTCGTGAAGGAGACGGGCGGGATCGACTACGTGGTCGGCGCGGCGGGCGCGCCGCCCCCGGGCAGGCTCGACGCGGTGGACGACGCCGCGATAGCCGGCACCGTGAACGCGGAGCACCTGGGCCCCGTCACCGTCGCCAGGGCGGCCCTCCCCCACCTTCGCGAGACGCGGGGACAGCTGCTGTTCCACTCCCCCCCACCCGCCCGGGACGGGGCGGGCGAGGGCCTGCGCTCCTTCGCGGGAGCCGCCGTGGCCGGCCTGACCCGGGCCCTCGCGGAGGAGTGGGCGGAGTACGGGGTGCGGGTCAACTGCGTGGATCCCGGGCGGGCCGGAGCCACGACGCCGCCGGGCCCGTCCTCCCCGTACACCGTCGCCCGCACCTCGCTGGACGTGCTCGCCTCCGGCGTCACCGGTCAGGTGGTCGACGCCCGTCCCTGA